The Shewanella japonica genome has a window encoding:
- a CDS encoding site-2 protease family protein has translation MELLNIECLGKRLRLEGSMAGWQQLYWDNQLVSQKSASADNQAFNVHEFELSRPASMAGATTDDIITETSKTIVKVRVEADVQWQPFIINYTILVDNDTVAQGQRNTKDIEQQVPEVAPVKTQKFSMIGLASLGFKLLKSAKVVKAMLAAASVAAYSWLFSIEFALALIACLVVHEYGHIKAMKHFGMKTKGIYLIPFMGGLAVSDERINTRWQNVVISIMGPTFGLLMSIACMVAYWITGNIFFAGLASFNALLNLFNLLPILPLDGGHILKSITFSMNSMVGLIACIAGAAIGVFISYSLGLALLGFLLLIGSLEIVFEWKTRHQSHLLPLDRYGQIFSTVWYFLTVGLLIAIIWYFAASGDEMLAMPLEILKS, from the coding sequence CAAACGTCTACGATTAGAAGGCTCTATGGCCGGTTGGCAACAACTTTACTGGGATAATCAATTAGTCTCTCAAAAATCGGCATCAGCAGATAACCAGGCTTTCAATGTGCACGAATTCGAATTATCGCGCCCGGCTTCAATGGCGGGAGCAACGACTGATGACATTATTACTGAAACCAGTAAAACCATTGTAAAAGTAAGAGTAGAGGCTGATGTCCAGTGGCAGCCTTTTATCATTAACTACACGATTTTGGTTGATAATGACACAGTAGCTCAAGGGCAGAGAAATACTAAAGATATCGAGCAACAAGTGCCTGAAGTCGCTCCTGTTAAAACGCAAAAATTCAGTATGATTGGCTTAGCCTCACTTGGGTTCAAGCTATTAAAAAGTGCCAAAGTTGTCAAAGCTATGCTCGCTGCGGCAAGTGTCGCGGCCTATTCATGGCTATTTTCAATTGAATTTGCACTAGCATTAATTGCCTGTCTGGTTGTTCACGAATATGGCCATATTAAAGCCATGAAGCACTTTGGTATGAAAACCAAAGGGATTTACCTTATCCCATTCATGGGCGGTTTAGCTGTCAGCGATGAGCGAATAAATACTCGATGGCAAAATGTCGTCATCTCTATCATGGGGCCAACATTTGGCCTCTTGATGTCAATAGCCTGCATGGTCGCTTATTGGATCACCGGCAATATCTTTTTTGCAGGTTTAGCCAGTTTTAACGCCTTACTAAATCTGTTTAATCTACTGCCAATTTTACCCTTAGATGGCGGCCATATTCTTAAAAGCATCACGTTTTCGATGAACAGCATGGTAGGGCTAATAGCCTGTATCGCTGGAGCGGCAATAGGCGTATTTATCAGTTACAGCTTGGGGCTGGCTTTATTAGGGTTCTTGTTGCTAATTGGTAGTTTAGAGATTGTATTTGAGTGGAAAACTCGACACCAAAGTCACCTGTTACCCTTAGATAGGTATGGGCAAATTTTCTCTACGGTTTGGTACTTTTTAACGGTTGGTCTACTTATCGCTATTATTTGGTATTTTGCAGCTTCAGGCGACGAGATGCTGGCTATGCCGCTTGAAATTTTAAAGAGTTAA